Below is a genomic region from Zerene cesonia ecotype Mississippi chromosome 6, Zerene_cesonia_1.1, whole genome shotgun sequence.
TCAAGAAAATCTCGTCTTAAGACCAAACTGACAACATTgacatagttttattttacaaaaaacatacaagTCTTGAtagaagtttaaaatttatacatagaaCAATTTgacttcttattttttttaactatgcGAGCCAATTTGAAACTTGCATTGCAAGCAAGTGCATggtaattaaaagaaacactTTCATCCATTAATAGCATACCATTTATGAATAAGAatgatagtaaaatatatggtTTACTTTGGATAGAGAACATTCCTGTGGGACAAAACATTGCTACACTGTACGGCGAAGTAACAGATGTCAAACCGTCTACAATGGTTGATCTGTGGTACATGCAGCTTCTTCATATAAACCCTGCTATTATAGCCAAGTACCAACCGTAAGTTTTTCTAGAACAATCcctaatctacactaatattataaggaggaaattttgaattatttttttgtttgtaacgatttcacgcaaaatcaattgaccgatttcaaaaaataccATTAAGTTAACAAAACCAGGCGAACAggcaataatattacaattttggaAGGCACTCTGTCACTCTGTCTTCTGTTTGTCTCTTTTCTTCTTTcactgaatcgatttgaattaattttgggACATGGACAGTTCGTGACCCAAGAAAGAacttttaatagttttatccGGGAGATCACATAGGACTATGCGGGACTATCTATATTTTCCCCTAAATACGCGGGCGGAGCGGGCATAAACGGGCCTAATGCTGGTCTAGAATATTCTTGGTATTatgaatacttaaaaaaactgATAGTAATTTTACTAAATGCTTATTAAATCTGTCAGTAACTTTCAACAATATAGACGTGGTGTCTTTTTTCATGtactaaaaatgataaataaatattggctGTTGATCAGAATCTTATTATTGCAGCTCTATGCATTGCAATTCTGTAATTCCAACTATTTCTCTTTAGATCATCGACAAGACGTTTCCACCGTCATGATTACTTCACCCAACTGGTTTGGAGTGAAACCACAGATGTAGGTTGCGGCGCGGTTAAATTTCAAGTGAatacttatttgttttctgACAAAAACGGTATTTGAGGTTTGGAACGGAAATATTTGGATAATTTTATCTCTTATAATCTAACTTTGTAGTTAGGTGACACTTATTATTAACTTAGATATCCAAAAACTAATTTcaatccattttttttttcaaataataattttgttttgaatccTACAAAACATATCCAAAATCAtccttatataatttaaaaataaccctTTACCACGTCATCAATTGTCTAATATGCTATCATGTTTAAACGTTCCGAAATGTGGTACGATGCATCTACGAAATTACTTTCCTGACCAATAAAGTTTGATCCTAAAAACTAAAAGGCAAAATGTCAACAATACATTACCTGGTATGTTGTATTCTCATGATTTCAGGAACGTTTCCCagaaacttttaataaaagtagaaCAGTTTTTCGTTTGGTTTGTAACTTTATGCCGTGTGGTAATATTGAGGGACAACGTGTGTACAATCAAGGACCTCCATGCTCTTCTTGTGGACTGAACATTAATTGTGAttcaaatcataaatatttatgcggtaaaatattaatttatactaaattagtatgttttatatgttaataatagcacttaaataataatgattataatacgTTCACAGAGCAAAAAATAGAAGTAGtaaaaactagaccaaatgCAGAAGAAATGAATTAtagcattgttttaaataacacgCAACTAAACAAATTAGAAAATGCACCAAACGCAAAAAACAATTCTTTGGCTGAAGCAACTGAATCAGTAACGGGTGTAGATAGTGACATAACActtgatttattttcctttttaattaacattaatgaaaatacaacAACTCCACATACTGAAATTACACGATTATGTAAAGATGTATTATTTGTGGACGAATTTATGGACATACTAAGAAAGAAGCTAAGCACAGATACTTTATTGAAGGACATGTTAATGACTACAAAAACAGCGCAAAGTGATAAACAATATTCTGATGCCAAAATAGATGCTATTGTTAGTAAAATTTATGGGCAGAAAACGACGCCTACATCtacaaaaacaacaatgaGTGAAAGTATAAATTCAACATTGCTTGTGGATTTAGTGGAAGCTGTTATCTTTAGAAGTCGAGGTATGATACGAtaggagccggaggcccatttccttttcctcacccgtcctagtccattctttctttccagtcgttaatcctttccttttcccttaccccataaaagcaggcagcgcattcacagagggacttacacctttgcgaatgtttatgggcggtggtgatcgctttacatctggcgaaccaccagctcagctgcccgctatgacataaaaaaaaaaaaaaaaatgataaagaaGTCGAAATATGTTACTGAAACGCTTCTATGcttcaacaaaataaatacaacaataacatCGATAAAATTCAAGGGCCACCGTcgtaatagtttatttaatgttaattttttatttcagataaaatttcaaaaggtGAAGACACATCTTCAGTATTAGATGCATCAATTGAAGCGAGAACGGTTCAAATGCAGGCTGAATTAGCTGAAACACGGCAAAATCAAGAATTTACTGGTCACTATTTCTTTCCTGAAGAGGAAGAACGGGAAGAGAACATCAAAGAACAAACAGAACCTTATTATGATTCCTCTATAGTACCGATATCGGAAATAGAACTAGAAATTgaagaattaaaaagaaacagagGAACGAAAGATTTTCTTGACGACATTTTAGAGACTGATCTCTACACAGAAAGCCAGGAGCGAAatcatttcattacatttgaTGATAATAAAGGTACCTAAAGAgttatttgataaatgtttCACAGcgacattaaaaacaataacaatctaaattattgtattttcttgtgtttgattttacgcgagtgttattcatttagaaattaaagacttttaaacggattttaaacgcgatttattcattatactattCGAGACTCCCGTGATCACGCTTGcagtaaagtgttcgaaatgtgggtttaataatataatgaataaatcgcgtttaaaagactttaatttctaaatctgaattattttctaaaactcATTATTACTCATTCACTTGAggtatattataacttttttctaTTATGGACAGTGTCGCTGAGAATCACTGG
It encodes:
- the LOC119840575 gene encoding cell wall protein PRY3-like codes for the protein MNTNVIEDGHDSQGHYLCECSWAVVIAYHQVNQPVQSHGERHDASRDVKHERQSACDDVIADVSTSDERRARASTRDGPAPNCLKYERIIKSDKDKQDIVNKINSRRNKVASGDIRSLPPASNMMKVKWNEELEKSAQRWADQCEGGLDLEDTCRNLENIPVGQNIATLYGEVTDVKPSTMVDLWYMQLLHINPAIIAKYQPSSTRRFHRHDYFTQLVWSETTDVGCGAVKFQERFPETFNKSRTVFRLVCNFMPCGNIEGQRVYNQGPPCSSCGLNINCDSNHKYLCEQKIEVVKTRPNAEEMNYSIVLNNTQLNKLENAPNAKNNSLAEATESVTGVDSDITLDLFSFLININENTTTPHTEITRLCKDVLFVDEFMDILRKKLSTDTLLKDMLMTTKTAQSDKQYSDAKIDAIVSKIYGQKTTPTSTKTTMSESINSTLLVDLVEAVIFRSRDKISKGEDTSSVLDASIEARTVQMQAELAETRQNQEFTGHYFFPEEEEREENIKEQTEPYYDSSIVPISEIELEIEELKRNRGTKDFLDDILETDLYTESQERNHFITFDDNKGT